The window GGAGCCCCTAGACCTCAAGAGCATAATAAACAAGACCATGTATCTCTCGTCTCAGGTCTGTCTGTTTCAGCTGCGGAGTGCTTCTTGCTAACAAGTTAGAACCAGTGCAGAATTGTGGGCTGCCGGAGAGCCATAGCTCAAtcgcagaacatctgctttgcacgcagaaggtcccaggttcaatccctgccatctccagtacTGTCAAtacttactggcagcagctctccaggcagggTTGACCTCttcagtcctatctggagatggtggggatttcGGTTATGAACTCcattgggtggccttgggctagtcactgggAATGGAGTTTCATAAAATCGGGCCCACAGTACTGCTGGAAATGAGTGGACCACAAAACAGTGACTCCCCTGAAGACCCCAGTGATCAGCCAGGGATTAGGTGAGCCTTGAGGTATCCACACAAATCGTTAAGGGCCTAGTAAATTAATTAGAAGAACCATGAATCTGTCCTGGTAGTATTTGGACAGGCAGTGTAGACTCAGGAGTCTTGCCCCAgcgttttgcaccagctggagtcTTCACATGAAGCCCAGGGGTAGCTCCATCTCAATAACCAAGTCTTGCAGTAAccaagtcttgaggttaccaatgcatggatcactgtggccagggtggttgagggagctgggtatgtttagccaggaaaaggGGAGATATGATAATTGcctccaaatatctcaagggctgccaggtggaagagggaacaagcttgatttctcctgctctggagggtaggactcgaaccaatggcttcaagttacaagaaaggagattccgaataaACTTTCTtatagtaagagctgttagacagtagAATGATCTCCCTTAaggcggtgggctctccttctctggaggtttttaagcagagattggatggccacctgtcttgCTTGGatgtttagttgagaatccttcattgcaagggtttggatttagatgaccctcgaggtcccttccagctctacaattctatgatctactTTGATGTTCTGTAATAAATAGCAATGTGttatataaatgataaataaataacatcttCCTTCCTTTTCACAGTTCAGGGTTCACCATGGCCAGCCTACCATGCCTTCTCTTACTCCTGTGGACCATCAAAGGTGTTCTACCTTCCAGTTCTCATTGGAGGCCCACCTGGCCGGCCTACAGAGTCCCCGTCGTTCTGCCACAATCAACCACTTATTTGGACAAACCCCAGTTTGACGCCGAAGCTAAGCTGGAAGTGGTCTCGTCTTGCAGCCCGTCTTGCCACAAGAGTTCCCCGCTACCTACTTACGAGGAGGTGAAGGACTACTTGTCCTACGAAACTTTGTACTCCAACGGCTCCCGAACTGAGACGGAAGTTGGCATCTATGTTCTGACCGGCGGGAGCGCCGGGACGCAGAGCAGATCTCGGGCCAAGAGGCAGATCTACGGATACGACACAAGGTTCAGCATTTTCGGCAAGGACTTTTTGCTCAACTACCCCTTTTCCACTTCTGTGAAGTTGTCCACGGGCTGCACCGGGACTTTGGTGGCCGAGAAGCATGTCCTCACGGCCGCCCACTGCATCCACGATGGCAAAAGCTACGTCAAAGGGGCCAGGAAACTACGCGTGGGGTTCCTGCGGCCGAAGCTGAAAGATGGCAGCAAGGGGGTGAACATCAGCAGCTCCCCGGAGCCGGAAAGGATGAAATTCCAGTGGATCCGAGTGAAACGGACTCACGTCCCCAAAGGGTGGATCAAAGGGAATGCCAACGACATTGGCATGGATTACGACTATGCCCTCTTGGAGCTCAAGAAACCCCACAAACGGAAGTTCATGAAGATTGGCGTGAGCCCGGCGGCAAAACAACTGCCTGGCGGGAGAATCCACTTCTCGGGCTATGACAACGACCGGCCGGGGAACCTGGTCTACCGCTTCTGCGACGTCAAAGACGAAACGTACGACCTCTTGTACCAGCAGTGCGACGCCCAGCCAGGCGCCAGCGGCTCGGGAGTTTACGTGCGGATGTGGAAGAGGCAGAGCCACAAGTGGGAGCGCAAGATCATTGGGATATTTTCCGGGCACCAGTGGGTGGACACAAACGGCTCCCCGCAGGATTTCAATGTGGCCGTTCGCATCACTCCCCTCAAATACGCGCAGATTTGCTACTGGATTACAGGCAACTATCAGGACTGCAGGGACGGATAAAGACAGTgggcatccttttttaaaaaaaggaaaattaatggccttggtttctgaatcgcgagcagggtggggtggggggaaaggggaagcgaAACTCTTCTATATTGCCGGTGCTATGGGGCgcagttctgtttttcttttttttataaataccTGGATGCAGGAATCAAAAGGGAAGTCTGTCTTGTTTGTAAAGGTGCTTTGTGTTACATACTACGCATAGACAGGCTGGCCTTAGATACTGGGGCATCCTGGGGTGTACATCTGGCCCTGCCCTTCTCCAAGAACTCTCCTTCCTGGTCCCCATGTCATGGCAaaacacccccctttttttgcctgtCTTCTAACTTAGGGCATCTCAGCACTGGGAGGCTCTGgagcagacacccccaaactctgccctccagctgttttggaactacaattcccatcatccatgacccctggtcctgttagctagggatgatgggagttgtagtcccaaaacatctggagggccgagtttgggggtgcctgctctggaGCTTGTGCGCTTTGCATGTGATTTTTGCAAACTGTTGCTCCTGGGATCCTGGCCCCCAAGTCAAGTCAGAGAGCACGGCGTTGATAGGGGCTGAACCGGGGATGGTGGCCAATTTAAAGTTGAAGTGAGACAGGGGTAGGCATGAGTGTGGCTGTgggctttgttttttgttgcaCCGCcgtggctgctttctgcaggtaAGCAAGAGAAGAAAACTCTCAGCTTTGATGCTCCCGTGTAGGAGATAGCTTAGATAGACGATATGCTTTGCATCAGTCAAGttctccctgaaaaaaaaaaggcttttcgTCTGAAATGTATTTAGCGTCAGCAGCTCTGATTTCTATTTCTGGGAGCTATTATATTCAGAGCGGGGGTTTTGAGAGTCTGTGGGAGCACAGAACAGCTTCAGAATTAAAATTCCTAAGAATCGCAGGGTATTTTGGAAGCGAGTCCACCACTGCAACACACCCACCATATTCGGCCATATGCACAGATTTCTCCACTAACCTGTTCTGGTTTGCAGCCAAAGCAGACCATTTGCACAGTGTTGGTTCGACTAGCCCACAAAGCCACCTCCGACTTAGCTGGAGCAGGGCTGTGCACAGCGCTGATTGGCTGGTCCTTTGTGTCAATCGCAAAACCACCTCTCCCTCTTTGGAGCTAGGTTGTACACAGTACTGATTGGTTGGCCCTCATTGTTCATGGAgccactccctccctctctcattgtTTTCGCCCTAGGGTTACAAATtttttgcaaaaatatatattgcaacctttaaaaaaaaaggaaagggacattcccagccctacctggagttgcggatagggggctgaacctgggaccttcagcatgaacagcagatgctctaccactgagccctgtccctgcgggtgacgctgtgatctaaacccctgagcctcttgggcttgctgatcggaaggttggcggttcaaatccccgcaacggggtgagctcccgttgctctgtcccagctcctgccaacctagcagttcaaaagcacgccagcacaagtagataaataggtaccgctccggcgggaaggtaaacggcgtttccgtgcgctctggcagtcctccgtgcgccagaagcggtttagtcctgctggccacatcacccagaaagctgtttgactggacttaaccgtccaggggtcctttacctttacctttacccagagaACAGCTGAAGGAGACGAGAGGCACCTCCCAGTAGCATCAAATTTCAACTGCCCCGAGTCTCTTCAAGCCAGGAGCAAAGTTTCCTTCTAGCTAGAGGGACAGGCAAGGCTAAGTGGGCTTTGCAGCAGAAGCAGatgttgtctttctttctttctttctttctttctttctttctttctttctttctttctttctttctttctttctttcgtgcTGGGTAGCCCATGCCAATGCGGAGTTCAGAAGTAAATTTACTGAGTACTGCTTGCTGTGTGGGATCTGTTACCTTTATTTATCCCTGGTCTTTTATTTTTCTCATGTGGTTTTACCTTTCCTcttgtttccccccaaattctccaGCGATTCTCAGCAACTAGAGAGCAGGCAAGTTTTAgtgaggttcccccccctttcccccccctttcaacTGCCCTGCTATCCCTTGGCATAATGGATGCAAACTGAGAAGGGCATTCAAGCCTTCGCACACCAAGATTGCCAAACACAATCTGTCCAGGGttcagttgtttttttccagagcaCAGCGCAGTCTCGGAAGCCGGGCTGGTGCCTCGCGGTTAGGGATAGGAGAAGATGTCCGTTTCAGTTTCTCGCAAtctctcattttccccatcttgagttctgttctccacatttcctcatcattTTGCAATTTTCTTTTAACGGAATTCCTGTGAAAATTTGTCAGCGTTTTAATGCAAACTTCCgccatgcacatttttgtacgcGGTCTTCCCTGTCAACCACATTTTTTTGCAATACAGTTTccattaatataatgcattttcctgCCAATAAGTGCATTTAAATGCataagcatttttgtacatgtcacCTGGCCAGAGAACCACACTTGCAAGATCCTTCAAAATGTGGATTTCGAGGggcggctgtgttttggtttgcatattgatGCTGAAAATGCGAATTAGGTACCGGTAAGTTCACATTGAAATGCAAACCGAATTGAGATTCTCCTCCTGAAAATGCGAATTAGGTACCGGTAAGTTCACATTGAAATGCAAACCGAATTGAGATTCTCCTCCATCCCATCTGGAACATAAAGGACTGAGTTACTGTGGACTTTCTGGCCTCAGTGCCCTCTACAGGCACAAAAGAGAACTGCAGCAAGCATCACTGACCCCTGCAGTTGGCAGGCAAGACTCTGGGTTGGTCTGTGTCAAAAAGAGAGCCCACAGGGAAAAGCTCTGAAACTGTTTGTTGTTCCAAAGTAGCAGCTCATCAACTTATGATTCATTGCATCTTCAGCTTTGTGCATGGCGGGTGGCCtgttccccaggattctccccaTTTAAGCAGCTCAGTTCAGACATTGcccccaaaccatggtttgcagggTTTGCATATCTCGCTTCATTTCTCATCTGCTCAGTATTCCCATTTATGTGGTGCAGCAACCCTCCAAGGTGCAGGGATGGTTATAACAATGGTATGTCGGCGCAGTTATCACATCTAGCGATGTTTGGTACAAACCATGGTTTCGCAAACACCCCTGAAGTGCATGAGAGCTGTGGTGAAAAAGTGAGACTATGGTCAATGTTAGTCCCTCCCACTTGGTTTAAAAAACGTATTGGCAAATATAACAAAAGGAATGAAAGAGGAAACCAGCAGACATTAACAATATTTGatcaatctttttttaaataaaattcttAAAGTTTATAGAGAAAAAACttaatatattttccttttttaaaaaaccaaaccttcATCtagataaaaacataaaaagggggggagagaaataaagaaaaagaaagatataaCAAGAGTAGGaaagaggttaaaagagaaagatagaaagatccagaaaataaagtacttctgaTTTTTCACCTGTCCACTATAAAAAAGCCTATCAAATGAGACCCTTCCCTTTTGTTtatcaaatttatttattgcttcacAACAAAtagggagtctcaaagtgatATACAAGTAAAGTAAAATTCAAAAGTACATAATAATACCGTTTGGTGGGAGAGGGTCTCATGCAGATACCATCTCACCAGGAGGTCCGTTCCATCTATGTCTGAATCAGGCCatttgtgtggcagcacctatgcTGTGAAACTCCTATTGCATGTCAGACAGGCATCTTCTCTATTGTCTTTTTTGGCACCTGTTGAAGACCTTCCATTTCCaagttttttaagcagagatgtGTATCCCAGTCCACATCTGGACTGGACTTGAAAAATGTTCTTAGATATGTTTTTTATCATTAAATCAGTTGGGGCTAGTTCAGGCCTTGTATGTGACAGAGAGAGACATTCAACCAAACGGACAGAGGAAAAACACCCTCAGAAAGACACAACCAATCAGAGCACATGCTACCTCAGTGAGGGTCATGTTGCTGTGATTGGTTGCTAAGgaaaacctacacacacacacacacacacacacacacatacacacacggttAGCTGACTTACTGTTAAAGAATTAACTCTTTAGTCACACAcagaatgatctctgctgttctGCCAAGCCAttcattaccgtatttttcgctccataggacgcactggaccatcgggtgcacctcatttttagaggaggaaacccaggaaaaaaacatttttctggttttcctcctctaaaagccctgtttgtttgttgttgtttttttgaggatcagctaaaagttttgcagcttttttgcaaagggaaaagccctggcttttttgaggatcagctgaaagttttgcagctgtttttgcaaaggcaaaaggcctttttttaaggatcagctaaaggctttgcagcttttttgcaaagggaaaagccctggtttgtttgttttttggtttttttttgaggatcagctaaaggttttgcagctttttttgcaaaggaagaaaagcaaagctccttttgcaaagggggaaaaacaaagaggaaaagccccatttttatggggtttaactcacatttctgaaaaatcttaaggaaaaggagccatttctactgtttccagacagataatctaatcagccagtcacatgtcctggggaaacaaacaacctccctctgcagcacattcaacaaaggagggcggggctgaaagggagccgggactcttatctctctcccgatctatttctgatcagctgctcaggggggtcctttcaacactcccttttctctttgtaaaataaaaagcacaatctgcttttggctcctgggcaattcagctccagggaccaccattcgctccataagacgcacaggtatttctccttactttttaggaggaaaaaagtgcgtcttatggagcaaaaaatacggtaattaaactACAGTTAGCGCCAGGCAAGCACCCCCAGAAAGAGCAATCCTATAACCCTGCAACCAGACCTCCCTGCAGATGCCCACTTTGCAGATGTTCGGCAGAGACTGAGATCTGCTGGTGAATGTTTACAAACCAGACCAGAGCAATCAAACTGAGCAGCACATTTCCATCAGGGTAAAGCCTTTCACCAGGAAgcctgctagcacatttgcaaagctaagcagggtccggtgtggtttcaaattggatgggggaccgcgtgttaagattcctgcgttgcagggggttggactagatgacccttggagtcccttccaactctacaattctatgattctacaaattAGAATGTGTCAGGTgagaactccccctccccctgtgtaTGTATCTCCTTTATTTCCACTCCACCCTAATGAGGTCAAGGGTGTTAATGGTGCTTAATTTTTTCCCAGGTATTGTGGTCCCTCTTTGGAATGCCAAAATTGCTTCTCGACATGTTCACATACCAGGTGTAGCTTTCGCACATAATGCTAgggctcttcttttttcttttcttttcttttatttccggTGCGCTCTGGCACAGACAGTCAAGGATGCTTTACAACGAAATCTGGCagcaggatgggggtgggggtgggggagagaaccttTTTGCCTTTGGCAAAACCTCATCCACCTCCTTTCTTTGTAGACACCTGACTCCTGTGACTGTTTagtgccagttttttttaaaaatgaatgtatcGCAGAAAACCAAGAGAAAACTGAAAGAGACAGAGGATTTTGTACATATTTATATGTTATCTGCCGGAAATGAAAAGCGCTCATTGTAATTACACTTCATTTGTAAGGATGTTCAAATACAGCACAGTTTTTATCAACCTCTGCAGTAACAATATGCTTGATCATtttcttgtcatttttttaaaaaaaaggatgttgCTTTGCATGCTTCCTAGCCACATGGGTGCAGTTCCAGAGAGTGGCAAGCCTGAGCTTCAAACCCATCATATGTTCCACCACCCTAACCAGTGCTACTGTATTTTGTAAAgcacttttgaaaacaacaacaataaagaggtatataaattttaataaataaaacagaaacgaCGTTGCCGCTTCGAGCAGAGAATCCAAGGAAATCGGCTGCAGTTTAAGACAACTCCTCGCTTCCACATCTTCCAGGCTGCCCTGTGCAAAAGGACCCTTACTCACCCAAATCTTGATGCCAGCAGCATTGCACTATTTTTTCCAACCAGGAGTACAACATCCCAGAAGCAGCTCTTTTCTACAGGGAAAATGAATACTCAGAATACACATGAATACTCCCAGAAGCAAGGACTAGGGCAAGggattattcatttcatttctacaaTTCATATTTTTAAGGGGATtggaatctcaaagtggtttgcaacctatattaaaacatcaaaggaAGCAATTCCAGAAGAAAGCCAGACAtaaaagtatacattcaaagaaACATAATTCACAGGAaaccattaattattattattattattattattattattattattattattaacttaattacatttgtatacagccctatacccatcagtctcaaggtggttcacaacacaaagtGACAGCATACAAAGCACAAAGTACATAACAAAAATAATCAAagcacagaatacataataaaaaataatcaaaacataCAAGACAGTAAAACATGGCTTTTCACTCAGCAAGCTAACTCCTTCTCCAAAGCAAATAAAACACCACACAGGAGGGGTCaaatacagaatgcacatttaacgcagcaaagttaacaatttttttatcttaaatgtttcaaacgAAAGCATTACCAAAGGAAATCAAATATGAAATGCACATGTAAagcagcataattagcaagagaataaaatagtATCATAAACATAGAACATATCTTCTGCCGttgctgccaatggtggttcatgacGGATGGTGGATGCTCAGGCTCggtgacctgggtctgcactaagaagCATGCAAAAATAGTCTCTGGCCTCTTCCTcagtctcagcttttgtagctggagtcagtccggcaAAATAATCTCTGGCCATTTCCCCAgtctcagtttttgtagctggagtcagtccagtcCCCGCCCTCCCAGGTCAGGTGGGGGAAAGCCTGCAAGGCACGGAGCGGGTCTATCAGGACTCGCAGCCAAGATGGGGATCATTACACTCTATCTCTAGTTGTCAGTTGCTCTCTCCCTACATGTTCTGTGAAATAATGGGGACACACCCACACAATACAAAAGACATTTACCGAATGTGGGCTTTccctgaagaattctgggaaatgccaTCTGtcaaggtgctgggaactgtagctctgtgggtgggtgggataaactgcagttcccaggagccTTTGGAGGAAGTTGTAGAGTAGTAGAACTGTAACGCTAAAAAGGACccccatctagtctaaccccctgcaatgcaggaatcacagcaacaTTTGTTTCAATAcctcatgtgctttaaatgagctGTAGATGTATGTTGTGGGTTTATTCTGAGCCAGCAAAATGAGGCACCCTTTTGCTTGTCCACCTGCACTCTCTCCTCTGAGTGGAGTTCACCTCGCCCCCGCTCCTCTCAACGCCACTCAGGGAGAAGTTCAAGTGACTTAGCAAATGTGAtggcttctccttccatggtCAACCCcctatcatttattaattttagcCCACTTTGCCAAACGGGTCCCAGGGCAAGGTACAAAAGTGTCAGTCTGAATCAATTTTCCGTTAAAAAAGCATAAGGCAAAGCCGAAAAACAACCGGCGGCAAAATAGCAATGTAACAGAACGGCGGCAAAGTAGCAAAGTAACAGAGCAGCAGTACCGGTGAATGTAAACATGGCATTCATTTCTCTgcttcacttttgcctctggccctgtgcACCACTGGCTTGTGGCCCCCATGAGCTTAcccagaaggcaatgtggccctggGTCTAcaaaaaagttccccaccccaggaAGAGCTTGGTGTGGCAAGACAACTGCACAGAATTGACTGTTAAACGAGCCCACGTTTCCAAACTACCCTGCACCGCCACATCGCCTTGACTCTCGAAGCAGCCTTGCACGGCCCCAGCTGGAAGTCGCCTTGCACAAGCAAATATGACACACATATTTGAGATTCTTCTCTGCATCGCCTCTTGTCAGCACCTCTTGTGGGGAGAGCCAACTTCAGGTACACATATCCTGTCCTTGATATGGAACCTGGTCGCTGTGGCTTCTGTTTGGCGGCATTA of the Lacerta agilis isolate rLacAgi1 chromosome 4, rLacAgi1.pri, whole genome shotgun sequence genome contains:
- the PRSS23 gene encoding serine protease 23, with amino-acid sequence MKSSGFTMASLPCLLLLLWTIKGVLPSSSHWRPTWPAYRVPVVLPQSTTYLDKPQFDAEAKLEVVSSCSPSCHKSSPLPTYEEVKDYLSYETLYSNGSRTETEVGIYVLTGGSAGTQSRSRAKRQIYGYDTRFSIFGKDFLLNYPFSTSVKLSTGCTGTLVAEKHVLTAAHCIHDGKSYVKGARKLRVGFLRPKLKDGSKGVNISSSPEPERMKFQWIRVKRTHVPKGWIKGNANDIGMDYDYALLELKKPHKRKFMKIGVSPAAKQLPGGRIHFSGYDNDRPGNLVYRFCDVKDETYDLLYQQCDAQPGASGSGVYVRMWKRQSHKWERKIIGIFSGHQWVDTNGSPQDFNVAVRITPLKYAQICYWITGNYQDCRDG